In a genomic window of Akkermansia massiliensis:
- the recJ gene encoding single-stranded-DNA-specific exonuclease RecJ, whose translation MKAFPAELPLLVKQLLLQRGFTGGTETELFLDPRLSHLSDPFLMGEMRAAVERIFQAVDEGETVCIYGDYDVDGVTSVALLRAILMSYDLDPQYFIPVRSREGYGLSEAGIERCLSECAERPSLLITVDCGTSSVKEVEMLNSLGIDVIILDHHEAGPLGRPDAVAVVNAKIEENSPYTYLCSAGVVFKLAHALLKERKLKTFDLKLYLDLVAVATVADIVPLVDENRILVRHGLGRLAHSRHTGLKTLTEIAGIRPSDSANHAGFLNAAHVGFRIGPRINAAGRMDSPMDALELLLTMDNRRAVQLAQMLDSHNRKRQEEEEAIRTDAVEMLHNSFDPERDNVIVLGSRAWHPGVVGIVASQLMRRYHKPTFVIAFDESGVGKGSGRSIPGVSLVQAIHHCADTLVSGGGHDMAAGLVIEEARMDDFRRAFNRYVSETTTEEQRSPVLNIDMEVSFQALTLDLLDSYEKLEPFGNSNPQPLFMSSDVFPTEPPKRVGTNHLKLFMRQGMVERDAIFFNGAERELPNPPWDIAFTIDRNVYRGRASLSISIQEIRSHREM comes from the coding sequence TTGAAAGCGTTTCCCGCGGAACTGCCTCTGCTGGTCAAGCAACTTCTGCTGCAGCGCGGATTCACCGGGGGGACGGAAACGGAGCTCTTTCTGGACCCCAGGCTCTCCCACCTGAGCGACCCTTTCCTGATGGGGGAAATGAGGGCCGCCGTGGAACGCATCTTCCAGGCCGTGGACGAAGGGGAAACCGTGTGCATTTACGGGGACTACGATGTGGACGGAGTCACCTCCGTGGCGCTTCTCCGAGCCATTCTGATGTCCTATGACCTGGACCCCCAGTACTTCATACCCGTCCGTTCCCGGGAAGGCTACGGACTCAGCGAGGCGGGCATAGAGCGCTGTCTCTCCGAATGTGCGGAAAGACCCAGCCTGCTTATTACGGTGGACTGCGGCACCTCCTCCGTAAAGGAAGTGGAGATGCTCAACAGCCTGGGAATAGACGTCATCATTCTGGACCACCATGAAGCGGGGCCGCTGGGCCGGCCGGACGCCGTAGCGGTGGTCAATGCCAAAATTGAGGAAAACAGCCCGTACACCTACCTGTGCAGCGCGGGCGTGGTCTTCAAGCTGGCGCACGCCCTCCTGAAGGAGCGGAAGCTGAAAACCTTTGACCTGAAACTTTATCTGGACCTGGTGGCCGTGGCTACCGTGGCGGACATCGTCCCCCTGGTGGATGAAAACAGGATACTGGTGCGCCACGGCCTGGGAAGGCTGGCGCACAGCCGCCATACGGGCCTGAAAACCCTGACGGAAATAGCGGGCATCCGCCCTTCAGACTCCGCCAACCACGCGGGCTTCCTGAACGCCGCGCACGTGGGATTCAGGATAGGCCCCCGCATCAATGCCGCGGGGCGCATGGACTCCCCCATGGATGCGCTGGAACTTTTGCTGACCATGGACAACAGGCGCGCCGTGCAGCTTGCCCAGATGCTGGACTCCCACAACCGCAAGCGGCAGGAGGAAGAGGAAGCCATCCGTACGGATGCGGTGGAAATGCTTCACAACTCCTTTGATCCGGAGCGGGACAACGTCATCGTGCTGGGTTCCCGCGCGTGGCATCCCGGCGTGGTGGGCATCGTGGCCTCCCAGCTCATGAGGCGGTACCACAAGCCCACCTTCGTCATCGCCTTTGATGAAAGCGGCGTGGGGAAGGGATCCGGCCGCTCCATTCCCGGCGTATCCCTGGTGCAGGCCATCCACCACTGTGCGGATACGCTGGTTTCCGGCGGCGGCCATGACATGGCGGCGGGCCTGGTGATTGAGGAAGCCCGCATGGACGACTTCCGCCGGGCCTTCAACCGGTACGTCTCGGAAACCACGACGGAGGAACAGCGCAGCCCCGTGCTCAACATAGACATGGAAGTCTCCTTCCAGGCGCTGACGCTGGACCTGCTGGACAGCTATGAAAAGCTGGAACCCTTCGGCAACTCCAATCCCCAGCCCCTCTTCATGAGTTCCGATGTCTTCCCCACGGAGCCGCCCAAGCGCGTGGGAACCAACCACCTGAAACTCTTCATGCGGCAGGGAATGGTGGAACGTGACGCCATCTTCTTCAACGGGGCGGAGCGTGAACTCCCCAATCCACCCTGGGACATCGCCTTTACGATTGACCGGAACGTGTACCGGGGCCGCGCCTCCCTGTCCATCTCCATTCAGGAAATACGTTCCCACCGGGAAATGTAG
- a CDS encoding MATE family efflux transporter has protein sequence MSAGDAREGIIRGRASRARLGGKLAGLSLPRQIAVIAFWPFLEQLLSFFVTSSDLFIATKIGLNAQDTINISDGMGAVVFLMWFGFVIQGSIMMGATAIVSRMTGARDYPQAQHGLHQAAMLGLLAGIISCGLLFACSGFLVTHVLTMNEAARAYALQYVYVAAFAAPFSGVVFAINAALRGSGDTRLPFWIMMGVGILNVIFSVTFVFADAPLGGWRIGGIAAGTVCGYGISMCALLFIMLRRRKKIFAGRENESLEELVKERGEHYAPPLYLSFSHLRPDMGMQKRILKIGLPQAVEVFGMWGIQMFCLSIISELPIKGVLGVHNIAVRIESLSFLPGFAIGMAASTLVGQYLGARNALMARITIWKCMRYAIIFMTGLGVLFCAFPSLFMEIFSNGNMTLIDTGIPVLRTMLLVEPFFAACIVMKMSLRGAGDTRRVMFISYGIMGFFRVVCTWVWFKLAPETMTLWGIWLLFAFEMAVQSTILYKIVKGRSWTKLQV, from the coding sequence ATGAGTGCGGGTGACGCGAGAGAGGGCATTATCCGCGGCAGGGCGTCGCGCGCCCGCCTGGGGGGTAAACTTGCCGGACTGTCCCTGCCCCGCCAGATCGCCGTCATTGCCTTCTGGCCCTTCCTGGAACAGCTTCTGAGCTTCTTCGTCACCTCCTCCGACCTCTTCATTGCTACCAAAATCGGGCTGAACGCGCAGGACACCATCAACATCTCCGACGGCATGGGGGCCGTCGTCTTCCTCATGTGGTTCGGCTTCGTCATCCAGGGGTCCATCATGATGGGGGCCACGGCCATCGTCTCCCGCATGACCGGAGCCAGGGATTACCCCCAGGCGCAGCACGGGCTGCACCAGGCCGCCATGCTGGGACTGCTGGCCGGCATCATCTCCTGCGGGCTGCTCTTCGCATGCAGCGGCTTCCTGGTCACGCACGTGCTGACCATGAATGAAGCCGCCAGGGCCTACGCCCTGCAATACGTCTATGTGGCCGCCTTCGCGGCCCCCTTCAGCGGCGTGGTCTTTGCCATCAATGCCGCCCTGCGCGGCTCCGGAGACACGCGGCTGCCCTTCTGGATCATGATGGGCGTGGGCATCCTCAACGTCATTTTCAGCGTCACCTTCGTCTTTGCGGACGCCCCGCTGGGCGGCTGGCGCATCGGAGGCATTGCGGCGGGAACGGTCTGCGGCTACGGCATCAGCATGTGCGCGCTCCTCTTCATCATGCTGCGGCGCAGGAAAAAAATATTCGCGGGAAGAGAAAACGAATCCCTGGAAGAACTCGTCAAGGAACGCGGGGAACACTATGCTCCGCCGCTGTACCTCAGCTTCTCCCATCTGCGGCCGGACATGGGCATGCAGAAGCGCATCCTGAAAATCGGGCTGCCGCAGGCCGTGGAAGTCTTCGGCATGTGGGGCATCCAGATGTTCTGCCTCTCCATCATCAGCGAACTGCCCATCAAGGGCGTGCTGGGCGTCCACAACATCGCCGTCCGCATTGAATCGTTAAGCTTCCTGCCCGGATTCGCCATCGGCATGGCGGCCTCCACCCTGGTGGGGCAGTACCTGGGAGCCCGGAACGCGCTCATGGCCCGCATCACCATCTGGAAATGCATGCGGTACGCCATCATCTTCATGACGGGGCTGGGCGTGCTCTTCTGCGCCTTCCCCTCCCTCTTCATGGAGATATTCTCCAATGGCAACATGACGCTCATTGACACCGGCATTCCCGTGCTGCGCACCATGCTGCTGGTGGAGCCCTTCTTCGCCGCCTGCATCGTGATGAAAATGTCCCTGCGCGGCGCGGGCGACACGCGGAGGGTCATGTTCATCTCCTACGGCATCATGGGCTTCTTCCGCGTCGTCTGCACATGGGTCTGGTTCAAGCTGGCTCCGGAAACCATGACCCTGTGGGGCATCTGGCTGCTCTTCGCCTTTGAAATGGCCGTCCAGTCCACCATCCTCTATAAAATCGTCAAGGGCCGGAGCTGGACAAAATTGCAAGTCTAA
- a CDS encoding ubiquinone/menaquinone biosynthesis methyltransferase, which translates to MRNPEFVKAAFSAIAPRYVATNHVLSMGVDLLWRQRVVQLVSEWKPERLLDLATGTGDLALAILNAMPEIRLTGSDFCQPMLDVAARRGLDNLVCADAMNLPFSSASYDAVTVAFGLRNMASYPDALREMGRMLRPGGHLLILDFSLPENLLKSPYRFYLHRILPVIAGWMTGHREAYDYLAESIEAFPSGQAMQDLLRDCGYSNITAEPLNGGIASIYTAQR; encoded by the coding sequence ATGCGCAATCCAGAATTCGTCAAAGCCGCTTTTTCCGCCATTGCGCCGCGCTATGTGGCCACCAACCATGTACTGAGCATGGGCGTGGACCTGCTCTGGCGGCAGCGCGTCGTGCAGCTCGTCTCCGAATGGAAGCCGGAACGCCTCCTGGACCTGGCGACGGGAACCGGGGATCTGGCCCTAGCCATCCTGAACGCCATGCCGGAAATCCGGCTGACCGGTTCCGACTTCTGCCAGCCCATGCTGGACGTAGCGGCCAGACGCGGACTGGACAACCTGGTCTGTGCGGACGCCATGAACCTGCCCTTTTCCTCCGCCTCCTATGATGCAGTCACCGTCGCCTTCGGCCTGCGGAACATGGCCAGCTATCCGGACGCCCTGCGGGAAATGGGCCGCATGCTGCGGCCGGGGGGCCATTTGCTCATTCTGGATTTCTCCCTGCCTGAAAACCTGCTGAAAAGCCCCTACCGTTTTTACCTGCACCGCATCCTCCCCGTCATTGCAGGCTGGATGACCGGCCACCGGGAAGCCTACGACTACCTGGCGGAAAGCATTGAAGCCTTTCCCAGCGGCCAGGCCATGCAGGACCTGCTCCGGGACTGCGGCTACAGCAACATCACGGCAGAACCCCTGAACGGGGGAATCGCCAGCATCTACACCGCCCAGCGATGA
- a CDS encoding 2-isopropylmalate synthase: MKEHIHIFDTTLRDGEQCPGAAMTVEQKIQVAMQLEALGVDVIEAGFPVISDGDFHAVRTVAERTEKSRVCGLARCVEKDIIAAHEALKAAGDRERIHLVVATSPIHRKYKLEKSRGQIREMAVKAVAMASGLCGEVQFSAEDASRTEPEFLAEMVEAVIDAGAAVVNIPDTVGYTMPEEYYRLISYLKSNVPNVSRARLSVHCHDDMGMAVANSLAAIRAGAQQVEGTINGIGERAGNTALEEVVMALHSRPDFFSGAGTGIRTKELVRTSRMVAAMSGLPVSRSKAVVGANAFAHGSGIHQDGVLKNRSTYEIMDPEEIGWGATELPLTKHSGRHAVKMRLDALGFSVPDTDMPRLFELFKQRGDQCKFVYDDDLAAMVNTIHA, from the coding sequence ATGAAAGAACACATACATATTTTTGATACGACGCTGAGAGACGGAGAACAGTGCCCCGGCGCGGCGATGACCGTGGAGCAGAAAATACAGGTTGCCATGCAGCTGGAAGCTCTGGGAGTGGACGTAATTGAGGCGGGCTTCCCCGTCATCTCGGACGGCGACTTCCACGCTGTCCGCACCGTGGCGGAACGCACGGAAAAAAGCCGCGTCTGCGGGCTGGCACGCTGTGTGGAGAAGGACATTATTGCCGCCCATGAGGCATTGAAGGCTGCCGGAGACCGGGAGCGCATCCATCTGGTGGTGGCTACGTCCCCCATCCACCGGAAATACAAGCTGGAAAAAAGCCGCGGGCAAATCAGGGAGATGGCCGTCAAGGCCGTCGCCATGGCTTCCGGATTATGCGGGGAAGTGCAGTTTTCCGCGGAGGACGCCTCCCGAACGGAGCCGGAATTCCTGGCGGAAATGGTGGAAGCCGTGATTGATGCGGGCGCCGCCGTCGTCAACATTCCGGATACGGTGGGTTACACGATGCCGGAGGAATACTACCGCCTGATTTCCTACCTGAAATCCAATGTTCCCAACGTGAGCCGCGCCAGGTTGTCCGTCCACTGCCATGACGACATGGGAATGGCCGTAGCCAATTCACTGGCTGCCATCCGTGCCGGGGCGCAGCAGGTGGAGGGCACCATCAACGGCATCGGTGAACGGGCTGGAAACACCGCTCTGGAGGAAGTCGTCATGGCGCTGCATTCTCGCCCGGATTTCTTTTCCGGCGCGGGGACCGGAATCCGGACGAAGGAACTGGTGAGGACCAGCCGCATGGTGGCCGCCATGAGCGGGTTGCCCGTCTCGCGCTCCAAGGCTGTGGTTGGGGCGAACGCCTTTGCCCACGGTTCCGGCATTCATCAGGACGGCGTTCTGAAAAACCGGAGCACTTATGAAATCATGGATCCGGAGGAAATTGGCTGGGGAGCTACGGAACTGCCCCTGACCAAGCATTCCGGGAGGCATGCCGTGAAAATGCGCCTGGATGCGCTGGGCTTCTCCGTTCCGGATACAGACATGCCGCGCCTGTTTGAACTGTTCAAGCAGCGTGGGGATCAGTGCAAGTTCGTGTATGACGACGACCTGGCCGCCATGGTGAACACCATTCATGCGTAA
- a CDS encoding glycosyltransferase family 10 domain-containing protein, giving the protein MGLYNAHQFEKQGMKVKIGFMQGAEEWQIDGFLCRFRKIDPSILELEIDRDNADFLIAFPWLYTSSKETYLQFLQDSIGKITIMDVYGEALAPDLNLFDYHIGFDSADHGGRVLEMPFLSSYRVQADQLPLENVADVLNRKSGFCNYIYSHGEGHPYRIQLFSRLSEYKKINSIGKHLNNTPCSVPRESDDWLKGSILLKNPYKFSFACENAWYRGYSTEKIITSFLARSSPIYWGNPLIEEDYNPRAFINCHRYSSLDEVVAEIKRIDEDDESWLAMMAEPKRLPWQIERAQEKEARLKAALIEIFTSPVEQVRRRGNGFCVNNYRDFFIRNLSGRKKTPREKLEAGLKKWNKKLFHRS; this is encoded by the coding sequence ATGGGACTGTATAATGCCCATCAATTTGAGAAACAGGGAATGAAAGTAAAAATCGGGTTTATGCAGGGCGCTGAGGAATGGCAGATTGATGGTTTTCTATGCCGTTTCAGGAAGATAGATCCATCTATTCTTGAATTGGAAATAGACAGGGACAACGCAGATTTTCTTATTGCCTTCCCTTGGTTGTATACCTCTTCCAAAGAGACATATCTTCAATTTTTACAGGATTCCATAGGAAAAATTACGATCATGGATGTATATGGAGAAGCCCTCGCTCCAGATTTGAATTTGTTCGATTATCACATAGGGTTTGATTCCGCCGATCATGGGGGGCGCGTTCTGGAGATGCCTTTTTTATCCTCCTACCGTGTCCAGGCGGATCAGCTGCCATTGGAAAATGTGGCTGATGTCCTGAACCGGAAAAGCGGATTCTGCAATTATATCTACTCCCATGGAGAAGGGCATCCCTACCGCATCCAGTTGTTTTCCCGGCTTTCTGAATACAAGAAGATCAATTCCATAGGAAAGCATTTGAACAATACACCCTGTTCCGTTCCCAGGGAGTCCGATGACTGGCTCAAGGGAAGTATTCTGTTGAAAAACCCCTATAAGTTTTCCTTTGCGTGTGAAAATGCCTGGTACCGGGGTTATTCAACAGAAAAAATAATCACGAGCTTTCTGGCCCGCTCCAGCCCTATTTACTGGGGAAATCCATTAATTGAGGAGGACTATAATCCCAGGGCATTTATTAATTGCCACCGGTATTCATCTCTGGACGAAGTTGTAGCGGAAATCAAAAGAATTGATGAAGATGATGAATCATGGCTCGCCATGATGGCTGAACCCAAACGGCTCCCCTGGCAGATTGAACGGGCTCAGGAAAAGGAGGCCAGACTGAAGGCAGCTCTAATTGAGATATTTACTTCTCCCGTGGAACAGGTGAGGAGAAGGGGAAACGGATTTTGCGTCAATAACTACAGGGATTTTTTCATCCGCAATTTGAGTGGCAGGAAGAAAACCCCCAGGGAAAAATTAGAGGCAGGTTTGAAAAAGTGGAACAAAAAACTGTTTCACCGCTCCTAG
- a CDS encoding beta-N-acetylglucosaminidase domain-containing protein produces MNGFQLLQCGLSVAALLGGSALAASPAVYPVPQQSKLSSQTVAFSGKPSVVIRSAKTAASKLLNGVLEKSGAYKLVVSPQGKVAIGAHDERGAFYAMQTLRQLGTKAGGEGVTLPVGEITDWPDIEFRGTVEGFYGTPWSHEARLSQLRFYGQNKMNTYIYGPKDDPYHSSPHWRDPYPADQAAQIKELVKVAKENHVDFVWAIHPGKDIKWTEEDMNNVIKKFEMMYKLGVRSFAVFFDDIFGEGKRGDMQALLLNKINNEFVKVKKDVTPLVMCPTEYNRGWADSKPGTYLDILGDRLDPSIHVMWTGDSVCHDITLEGQQWVNKRIKRPSYVWWNFPVTDYCRSNLCMGRVYGLATEPGAKESMGGFVSNPMDKPEASKVSLFGLADYTWNINGFKSEESWKEGVKRLFPQAAEAMQVFVNHNSDQGPNGHGYRREESVEIEPVVKRVLEAAREGKVAKADTALLKKEFARMAAAAPVIRAKADNPRLMKEIGAWVDAFEQLGRAGQHAVAALEENNTRDAVTQLVQATQALAAMDGISRRHNQEGQLYRSVVKTGSRVMTPAVNELADTVSKKVFPAIAGTPALSPKPLVKGGNMDKAELFCDGDRGSFWHSGAYGEPGDWYGVDYGMPIPVRSVEVLMGRNDKDGDYVARGQLEGSRDLKTWKPLGPETSGMQVVWKAPKPVSLRAVRYRVIEPKKTDNGRAVWTAVREIAVNTPPSAMAASNVAGLEGVSVQKSDKIVRINRVMETHKMKPGEFISLQLEGPTDATWLEVNLERDDVNSWAEVELDVEGSAKPVVQKLDKQGKNFIARANQLPKGIKGMKLVNKSGKEQDIVLNMFKFDVPPSDPGTSLVSLSDRNLKTVYRADKPLDVIVPNLDNPKAAKVVVVGSAAFAIQVRRGEGSWTPVGKRNAGPGASEFAIPAGTTAVRLTYKAPQPDAIINEVIFSSRK; encoded by the coding sequence ATGAATGGTTTTCAACTTCTTCAATGTGGTTTGAGCGTGGCTGCCCTGCTGGGCGGCTCCGCCCTTGCGGCGTCACCTGCCGTGTACCCGGTTCCCCAGCAGTCCAAGCTCTCCTCCCAGACGGTTGCTTTCTCCGGAAAGCCTTCCGTGGTGATTCGCTCCGCCAAGACGGCGGCCAGCAAGCTGCTGAACGGCGTTCTGGAAAAATCCGGGGCCTACAAGCTGGTCGTCTCCCCGCAGGGCAAAGTGGCCATAGGCGCCCATGACGAGCGGGGCGCGTTTTACGCCATGCAGACGCTGCGGCAGCTCGGCACGAAGGCCGGCGGCGAAGGCGTGACCTTGCCCGTAGGGGAAATCACGGACTGGCCGGACATCGAATTCCGCGGAACGGTGGAAGGCTTCTACGGCACTCCATGGAGCCATGAGGCCCGTTTGAGCCAACTGCGCTTTTACGGCCAGAACAAGATGAACACATACATCTACGGGCCGAAGGACGATCCCTACCACTCCTCCCCCCACTGGCGGGACCCCTATCCCGCGGACCAGGCCGCCCAGATCAAGGAACTGGTGAAGGTGGCGAAGGAAAACCACGTGGACTTTGTCTGGGCCATCCACCCCGGCAAGGACATCAAGTGGACGGAAGAGGACATGAACAACGTCATCAAAAAATTTGAGATGATGTACAAGCTGGGCGTCCGGTCCTTTGCCGTGTTCTTTGACGACATCTTCGGCGAGGGAAAGAGGGGGGACATGCAGGCGCTCCTGCTCAACAAGATAAACAACGAATTCGTCAAGGTGAAAAAGGACGTCACCCCCCTGGTCATGTGCCCTACGGAGTACAACCGCGGCTGGGCGGACTCCAAGCCGGGAACCTACCTGGACATTCTGGGCGACCGTCTGGACCCCTCCATCCACGTCATGTGGACGGGGGACTCCGTCTGCCATGACATCACGCTGGAAGGCCAGCAGTGGGTGAACAAGAGAATCAAGCGTCCCTCCTACGTCTGGTGGAACTTCCCCGTAACGGACTACTGCCGCTCCAACCTGTGCATGGGCCGCGTGTACGGCCTTGCCACGGAACCGGGCGCGAAGGAATCCATGGGCGGCTTCGTCTCCAACCCCATGGACAAGCCGGAGGCCTCCAAGGTCTCCCTCTTCGGCCTTGCGGACTACACCTGGAATATCAACGGCTTCAAATCGGAGGAATCCTGGAAGGAAGGCGTCAAGCGCCTGTTCCCGCAGGCGGCGGAAGCCATGCAGGTCTTTGTGAACCACAACTCCGACCAGGGGCCCAACGGCCACGGTTACCGCCGTGAGGAATCCGTGGAAATAGAACCCGTGGTCAAGCGCGTGCTGGAAGCCGCCCGGGAAGGCAAGGTGGCCAAAGCGGATACGGCCCTGCTCAAGAAGGAATTCGCCCGCATGGCCGCCGCCGCGCCCGTCATCCGGGCCAAGGCGGACAACCCCCGCTTGATGAAGGAAATCGGCGCGTGGGTGGATGCCTTTGAACAACTGGGCCGCGCCGGCCAGCATGCCGTGGCGGCGCTGGAGGAAAACAACACCAGGGACGCCGTGACCCAGCTGGTGCAGGCCACGCAGGCCCTGGCGGCCATGGACGGCATTTCCCGCCGCCACAACCAGGAAGGCCAGTTGTACCGCTCCGTGGTGAAAACCGGTTCCCGGGTGATGACCCCCGCCGTCAATGAACTGGCGGACACCGTTTCCAAAAAAGTTTTCCCCGCTATTGCGGGCACTCCGGCCCTTTCCCCCAAGCCCCTGGTCAAGGGGGGCAATATGGACAAGGCGGAACTCTTTTGTGACGGAGACCGCGGCTCCTTCTGGCATTCCGGCGCTTACGGCGAGCCGGGAGACTGGTATGGCGTGGACTACGGCATGCCGATTCCCGTACGGAGCGTGGAAGTGCTGATGGGCCGCAATGACAAGGACGGCGACTATGTAGCCAGGGGGCAGCTGGAAGGCTCCCGGGACCTGAAAACCTGGAAGCCGCTGGGACCGGAAACCTCCGGCATGCAGGTGGTATGGAAGGCGCCCAAGCCCGTCTCACTCCGTGCCGTGCGCTACCGCGTCATTGAACCGAAGAAAACGGACAACGGCCGCGCCGTCTGGACCGCCGTGCGTGAAATAGCCGTCAACACGCCTCCTTCAGCCATGGCCGCCTCCAACGTGGCGGGGCTGGAAGGCGTCTCCGTGCAGAAATCCGACAAAATCGTGCGCATCAACCGCGTGATGGAAACGCACAAAATGAAGCCCGGCGAATTCATCTCCCTGCAATTGGAAGGCCCCACGGACGCCACCTGGCTGGAAGTCAACCTGGAACGGGATGACGTCAACTCCTGGGCAGAAGTGGAGCTGGACGTGGAAGGCTCCGCCAAGCCCGTGGTGCAGAAGCTGGACAAGCAGGGTAAAAACTTCATTGCCAGGGCGAACCAGCTCCCCAAGGGAATCAAGGGCATGAAACTGGTCAACAAAAGCGGCAAGGAACAGGACATCGTTCTGAACATGTTCAAATTTGACGTTCCCCCGTCGGACCCCGGCACCAGCCTGGTCTCCCTGAGCGACAGGAACCTGAAAACGGTCTACCGTGCTGACAAGCCCCTGGACGTGATCGTCCCCAATCTGGACAACCCCAAGGCTGCCAAGGTAGTCGTGGTAGGGTCCGCCGCCTTCGCCATCCAGGTGCGCCGCGGCGAGGGATCCTGGACGCCGGTGGGCAAGCGGAACGCCGGACCCGGAGCTTCCGAGTTTGCCATTCCGGCCGGGACCACTGCCGTGCGCCTGACCTACAAGGCCCCCCAGCCGGACGCGATCATCAATGAGGTGATCTTTTCCTCCCGGAAATAG